Proteins encoded within one genomic window of Tidjanibacter massiliensis:
- a CDS encoding Clp protease ClpP: MLSDIRINGSASEAVIDIEGVIGVPEQTQFLEPGGRVATYARFAEALAAVAAVQAPRVVVNIRSAGGDVNDALLIFDALQGLGAEVVTRCYGYVASAATVIAQAASPGCREISSNAFYLIHCSESAAEGNSRSLSAAKELLDRTDERIADIYASRSGRPVAGFAALMNENGGKGRWLTPGETVEAGLADTVIPSPVNCASGEMPDGCGDIGTLCRLFGLMPPPDVTGRERCSGLAERVVRRMGALSRLFRRFLSAQGKKAADPSAAGKTDGETAVAAGLSDVPAGPEGRLPSDAALPPSWGTGQEEALPTLTKAVEDPATEEYRPTPNEEAYRQDAMNMRVRS; this comes from the coding sequence ATGTTGTCAGATATCAGGATTAACGGCAGCGCGTCCGAGGCTGTCATAGACATAGAGGGAGTGATAGGGGTTCCGGAACAGACGCAGTTTCTGGAGCCCGGAGGGCGGGTGGCTACCTATGCCCGTTTCGCGGAGGCGCTGGCTGCCGTGGCGGCGGTACAGGCTCCGCGGGTGGTGGTGAACATCCGTTCCGCGGGTGGCGATGTGAACGATGCCCTGTTGATATTCGACGCCCTGCAGGGGCTCGGTGCCGAGGTGGTGACGCGCTGTTACGGGTATGTGGCTTCGGCGGCTACCGTCATTGCGCAGGCTGCGTCGCCCGGCTGCCGCGAAATATCGTCGAATGCGTTCTATCTCATCCACTGTTCGGAGAGTGCGGCGGAGGGGAACTCCCGGTCGCTGTCGGCGGCCAAGGAGCTGCTCGACCGGACGGACGAACGGATAGCGGACATCTATGCGTCGCGTTCGGGGCGTCCGGTTGCCGGGTTTGCGGCGCTGATGAACGAGAACGGCGGGAAGGGTCGGTGGCTGACGCCCGGCGAAACGGTGGAGGCAGGGCTCGCCGATACGGTCATTCCGTCGCCTGTGAACTGTGCGTCGGGTGAGATGCCCGACGGCTGCGGGGATATCGGAACGCTGTGCCGGCTCTTCGGCCTGATGCCTCCGCCGGATGTAACCGGCAGAGAGCGGTGCAGCGGCCTTGCAGAACGCGTTGTCCGAAGGATGGGGGCGCTGTCGAGGCTTTTCAGGCGTTTCCTGTCGGCGCAGGGGAAGAAAGCGGCGGACCCTTCTGCGGCAGGCAAAACGGATGGGGAGACGGCTGTCGCCGCCGGTCTCTCCGATGTCCCGGCCGGACCGGAAGGACGGCTGCCTTCGGATGCCGCGTTGCCTCCCTCGTGGGGAACGGGGCAGGAGGAGGCGCTTCCTACGCTTACGAAAGCGGTGGAAGACCCTGCTACGGAGGAGTACCGTCCCACGCCGAACGAGGAGGCGTATCGCCAGGATGCCATGAACATGCGGGTACGGAGCTGA